In the Hyphomicrobiales bacterium genome, CGGTCCTGGCGCTGCCCTGTGAGCCCGGTCCTGGCGCTGCCCTGTAAGCCCGGCCCTGGCGCCGCCCTGTAAGCCCGGTCCTGGCGCTGCCCTGTAAGCCCGGTCCTGGCGCTGCCCTGTGAGCCCGGTCCTGGCGCTGCCCTGTGAGCCCGGTCCTGGCGCCGCCCTGTAAGCCCGGCCCTGGCGCCGCCCTGTAAGCCCGGTCCTGGCGCTGCCCTCGGCCCTGGCGCCGGGATTGCCAAGCTCGACCGCTCTAGGATGCCCTGGCGGCCGGCTTGCGGGCCGCGACGTATCCGAGCCTGGCAAGTCTCACTTGCCCGACGCGAGCGATTGGCCAGTTTTCAGTTCCGCGGCTTCGCCGCCGCCTCGCGAGCCCGCTTCACTTGCACAGGCGACCAGCCGCCGCCCCTGGCTGTGGGGATGCGCCGCCGATTAAGTTCGTCAGCTGCCGCTTGCAGCGTTAGGCCGGCGAGTTCGTCAAGCGTCGGCTTCAAGTCCGCTGCCCTGGCAGCGACGCGCTTGGCGATAGCGGCCCTGCCGGCTTCTTGGGCCGTTTGGGACGGCTTCTGACCGCGATCGCCGCCGAGCTTCACGCCGCGGCGCTTGGCCGCTGCGAGCGCGGCCTTGGTGCGCTGGGATATCATTTCGCGTTCATGCTCGGCGACGGCCGCTAAGACCGTGACCGTGAGGCGGTTGGCGGACGGTAGATCGCAGGCGACAAACTCGACGCCGGCCTTGTGCAGACCGAGAAGGAAATGCGCGTCGCGCGACAGCCGGTCGAGCTTGGCAATCACCAACGTTGCCTTGTGGAGCCGCGCCGCCGCCAGCGCCTTGGCAAGCTCCGGTCGATCTGCCTTCCGGCCACTCTCGACCTCGGTAAACTCGGCAACGATCTGCCAGCCGCCGCCGTTCAGATAATCCTCGACCGCTTTGCGCTGCGCTTCCAGCCCAAGGCCGGACCGCCCCTGGCGCGCCGTGGAGACGCGATAGTAAGCGACGAATTTCCCTTTATTCATGGCCATAACGCTCCTGTCACCCTTCGTTGACAGATATGTAATGGTATCGCTTGTGAGTTTCAAGGAGTAAATGTGAGCGCTAATTAGGCTGTGATTTCAATGACTTAAAGCCACTTTGGGCTTGCCCGCCTCCCCCCGGCCGCGCTACAATAGATGACCTAGCCCATTCACAAGGACGAAATCCCATGACTTTTGAGAAACGTATCGCAGAAGCCGAGACTTCTCTAATCGAGGCTGAACGTGCCGTTGTCGCCCGGACAGCCGAATTCGAGGCTGAGGAGCGCCGCCTAGACCAGGCAATCGCCGGTGGCAACCCCGAAACCGAGGCCAAAGCGCATCAGCGCGTTTCCGCCGCCGCCGCGGCACTGGCGGTCGAGGAGCGCCGTTGCGTCGTGTTCTCAAAGGTCATCGACGATCTTGAGGCCGATCGCCGGGCTTCACAGGAAGCCTCAGAATGGCAAAAGGTCAGAAAGATGGGCCAGGAGCGCCGGGCCGCCGCCGATCGGGCCGAGGAGGCTCTGAGGGCCGCTGGCGAGGCCTTCCGAACGGTTGTCGAGTTAACAACCGCTATGCAGGTCGCGGTGCCGCGCGAACAGTGCGGCATCCTGGCCCGGTCGGAGCCGGAACTTCATCTCGCCAATTCGATGATCCGGGCCGGCCTCGGTCGATTGTTCCCGAATGCGCGGGATATTCAGCCGACGCATCTTGGCCTAGCCGATCATGTTGCCGGGAGTAATCGAAGGGCACTCACTGGTTGGGGAAACGACAGCATTGAGAAAGAAGAGGCCGCCGCATGACCGATCCAATCGCAGACGCATTCGACAAGGCCGCACGCCTCGACCGGCGCGTCAACAGGGCGCGCGAGGCGGCCGAAGACCTGCAACCGCCCGTCAGCCCGGACGTGGGCAACCGGCACGGCGACGATCCGCGCCACCAGGATGGAGTGAACAACGATGGCTGATCCCCTAGTTACGCTCGGCTCGACCGCCTTGGCGATTGACGCACGAGACGGCGGCGTCGTGATCCCTAGCTCGCCGGCCGCCGCGAAGGCGCGCCTGGCCCAATTGGAGGCCGATCCAAAGGTAGTTGCCGCCCTCATGGACCCGCTATCGGCGGACCACAAGCTTCGCCTCGACGAGCGCAAGGCGCTTCAAATTGCCAGTGCCGGCGGCCCTGGTTCCAAGCCGCTGACCGAGGAACAGGAGACAAACAGGGCGCGAGCGCGGATGTTCGGCAGGATG is a window encoding:
- a CDS encoding recombinase family protein yields the protein MNKGKFVAYYRVSTARQGRSGLGLEAQRKAVEDYLNGGGWQIVAEFTEVESGRKADRPELAKALAAARLHKATLVIAKLDRLSRDAHFLLGLHKAGVEFVACDLPSANRLTVTVLAAVAEHEREMISQRTKAALAAAKRRGVKLGGDRGQKPSQTAQEAGRAAIAKRVAARAADLKPTLDELAGLTLQAAADELNRRRIPTARGGGWSPVQVKRAREAAAKPRN